In Treponema vincentii, a single window of DNA contains:
- a CDS encoding heavy metal translocating P-type ATPase, translated as MNVTVKHSLPGRIRLHYNAVEISPRQAILAQTLIAVQEGITDIQVNPKVASFLVYYDIKTLSEAEVLALFRVLSDKYLSDESLLDSVAKVPMPESIFDVLASTLFDVTVRALLPMPIRNLLLYKRIVPRIMKATQSIFAGKFFSTDLLDATALTVAVLDGKAQTARFVATLLDMGEEIEELTRRQSYNNLAQTLLVSNEPVHLIEGNEERTIPPSALKKDDLVVVRAGSQIPADGNVEKGEGLVNQASITGESLPVEKKSGTTVFAGTILLEGELYIRVRTVGSETKVNNIIAMIDRSQSLKAAAQKRSERIAEKVVPFNFLLTGLTYLFTRNITKTVATLMVDYSCAMKLAAPIAVLSAMKEAAEHGISVKGGKYLEAAALADTVIFDKTGTLTYAEPVLTGVHPFGSFTKDEALRLAACLEEHFPHPLGRAVVRAAQEQNLVHPERHAKVEYIVAHGIASSLEGKRLCIGSAHFIFEDEKVPTTKAIARVQKSAEKSGYSLLYLAVDGQLAGILTIGDPAREGTAETISELKHLGVRNCVMITGDAEQAAAKVAAQAGITEYHAQTLPEDKVRYVQEARNAGHKVIMIGDGINDAPALSAADVGIAMGNSSSIAGDTADIVLADDGLSGLITVRKLGQKTLSRIDKNNKLIIGGNSLLLFAGMFGLIPPALAATLHNSLTIAVSIESMQKLLKDAR; from the coding sequence ATGAACGTAACCGTTAAACACTCTCTGCCCGGCAGAATAAGACTGCACTACAATGCGGTTGAAATTTCGCCGCGGCAAGCTATTCTTGCGCAGACACTCATCGCGGTGCAAGAAGGAATAACCGACATTCAAGTTAATCCCAAAGTCGCATCTTTTTTGGTTTATTACGACATAAAGACCCTTTCGGAAGCTGAGGTGCTCGCCTTATTCCGAGTCCTTTCCGATAAATACCTGTCCGATGAAAGCCTGCTTGACTCCGTTGCAAAAGTCCCGATGCCTGAAAGCATCTTCGATGTGCTCGCCTCCACGCTCTTTGACGTTACCGTACGAGCACTTCTCCCGATGCCGATACGCAACCTGTTGCTCTACAAAAGAATTGTGCCGCGCATTATGAAAGCGACGCAGTCCATCTTTGCAGGAAAATTCTTTAGCACGGATTTACTCGATGCAACGGCGCTGACAGTTGCAGTTCTTGACGGTAAGGCGCAGACTGCTCGTTTTGTAGCAACGTTGCTCGATATGGGAGAAGAAATTGAAGAGCTGACCCGTCGGCAATCGTACAATAATCTGGCGCAAACGCTTTTGGTTTCAAACGAGCCGGTACATCTTATCGAAGGAAATGAAGAACGAACAATTCCTCCTTCCGCACTTAAAAAAGATGACCTCGTCGTTGTCCGCGCCGGCAGCCAAATCCCCGCAGACGGGAATGTTGAAAAAGGTGAAGGGCTCGTGAATCAGGCGAGCATCACCGGTGAATCGCTGCCGGTAGAAAAAAAGAGTGGCACGACTGTCTTTGCAGGGACTATTTTGCTGGAAGGTGAGCTATACATCCGCGTACGCACGGTCGGCTCTGAAACAAAAGTAAACAATATCATCGCGATGATCGACCGCTCGCAATCCTTAAAAGCCGCCGCTCAGAAACGGTCGGAACGTATCGCAGAAAAAGTAGTGCCCTTTAATTTCCTGTTGACCGGTTTAACCTATTTATTTACGCGGAATATCACCAAAACCGTTGCAACATTGATGGTCGATTATTCCTGCGCGATGAAACTGGCCGCTCCTATCGCCGTTCTTTCCGCAATGAAGGAAGCGGCGGAGCACGGCATTTCCGTAAAAGGCGGAAAGTATTTGGAAGCGGCGGCGCTTGCCGATACCGTTATCTTCGATAAAACGGGGACACTTACCTATGCGGAACCTGTCTTAACCGGAGTGCACCCATTCGGTTCCTTTACAAAAGACGAAGCATTGCGGCTCGCTGCGTGCCTTGAGGAACATTTTCCGCATCCGTTGGGGAGAGCCGTGGTACGAGCCGCTCAAGAACAAAACCTTGTCCATCCCGAGCGTCATGCGAAGGTAGAATACATTGTCGCACACGGTATCGCGTCCTCGTTAGAAGGCAAACGGCTCTGTATCGGAAGCGCTCATTTTATTTTTGAAGATGAAAAAGTTCCGACCACCAAAGCAATAGCCCGCGTGCAGAAGTCTGCGGAAAAATCAGGCTATTCATTACTCTATTTAGCGGTTGACGGACAGCTCGCCGGTATTTTGACTATTGGAGATCCCGCCCGGGAAGGTACTGCAGAAACCATCTCCGAGCTGAAACACTTGGGTGTACGCAATTGCGTTATGATTACAGGAGATGCCGAACAAGCGGCTGCAAAGGTTGCAGCTCAGGCCGGTATCACGGAATATCATGCGCAGACGCTGCCGGAAGATAAGGTGCGGTATGTGCAAGAAGCACGAAATGCCGGACATAAGGTAATTATGATTGGTGATGGAATCAACGACGCGCCTGCACTTTCCGCCGCGGATGTCGGCATTGCGATGGGCAACAGTTCTTCCATCGCAGGCGATACTGCCGATATCGTATTGGCCGACGACGGACTTTCCGGTTTAATTACGGTGCGGAAGCTCGGTCAAAAAACGCTGTCACGGATAGATAAAAACAACAAGCTGATTATCGGCGGCAATTCACTGCTCTTGTTTGCCGGTATGTTCGGTCTTATCCCACCCGCACTCGCGGCGACGCTGCATAATTCGCTGACCATTGCCGTCAGTATCGAATCCATGCAAAAGTTGTTAAAGGACGCGCGATGA
- the ptsP gene encoding phosphoenolpyruvate--protein phosphotransferase: MKKFTGLPVCGGLVVGRIVCIPEKAVQTAPVYTITAQNIKSEQERLRTAVQAAQEELRQALIEYRTADADTKSPEQTILETHQAMLADEEFIRAIYAEIETSLMNAESVLKRKLDEVIAMLTASGDSYLCERAVDIQDAYEPVFSYLNPQHKQTPSRFVGVLPDSLLAARAFKPSEALEIKKLAPCGIIMEEGGATSHIAIMARAWNIPTLIAVQGLMDSAKSGMYAVLDATNGTLTLEPNAKTIAQMEAVGSDRIEAPGEEQDYTQVYTQDGIPVHLSANIALTEESELPFVQNAAGIGLFRSEFLFLGTQDIPDEEHQYTAYRTVLERMGSKPVLIRTFDAGADKMLKEQENLLERNALLGWRGIRYCLDRPEIFKPQLRALLRAGCAGNLHILLPMISCKKEITAVRNLIKEIEQECEQNRIPYKKDIPVGIMIEVPSAAISADLYAPAVDFFSIGTNDLIQYTMAADRENQTIAHLADCFQPAVLRLIRHVIKAEPLLHRTGDSRGGFVSMCGEMASNAEAIPLLLGMGLRRFSMAAQKIPEIAQRIESIRISDAEALCEAVSRLDTAEEIRRETMKRFPL; encoded by the coding sequence ATGAAAAAATTTACCGGTTTACCTGTCTGTGGTGGGCTTGTTGTGGGGCGGATTGTGTGCATCCCGGAAAAAGCCGTACAAACGGCGCCTGTTTACACAATTACTGCACAAAATATTAAATCCGAACAAGAGCGGTTGCGCACTGCGGTGCAAGCTGCCCAAGAGGAGCTGAGGCAGGCGCTTATCGAATACCGGACGGCAGATGCTGACACTAAATCCCCCGAGCAGACTATTTTGGAAACCCATCAGGCAATGCTCGCTGACGAAGAGTTTATCCGTGCAATTTATGCAGAAATTGAAACTTCGCTGATGAATGCCGAATCGGTACTCAAACGGAAATTGGATGAAGTTATAGCCATGCTAACCGCCTCGGGTGACAGCTATCTGTGCGAACGGGCGGTCGATATTCAGGATGCATATGAACCGGTTTTTTCTTATTTAAATCCCCAACATAAGCAGACTCCCTCTCGGTTTGTAGGGGTATTGCCTGACTCTTTGCTTGCGGCGCGGGCGTTCAAGCCATCCGAAGCGCTCGAAATAAAAAAACTTGCACCCTGTGGAATTATTATGGAAGAAGGGGGTGCGACCAGTCATATTGCGATTATGGCACGAGCGTGGAATATTCCGACGCTGATTGCCGTTCAGGGACTTATGGATTCGGCAAAGAGCGGAATGTATGCCGTGCTGGATGCTACGAATGGGACGTTGACTTTGGAACCTAATGCGAAAACTATTGCACAAATGGAAGCCGTTGGCAGCGACCGGATTGAAGCACCCGGAGAAGAGCAGGATTATACGCAAGTGTATACGCAAGACGGTATTCCCGTTCATTTGAGCGCAAACATCGCACTTACAGAGGAATCAGAACTGCCGTTCGTGCAGAACGCCGCCGGAATCGGGCTCTTTCGGTCTGAGTTCTTGTTTTTAGGAACTCAAGATATTCCCGATGAAGAGCATCAGTACACAGCATACCGTACCGTTTTGGAACGAATGGGCTCAAAGCCGGTGCTGATCCGCACCTTTGATGCCGGCGCCGACAAGATGCTGAAAGAGCAGGAAAATCTTTTGGAGCGAAATGCGCTGCTCGGTTGGCGAGGAATCCGGTATTGTCTAGATCGTCCCGAAATTTTTAAGCCGCAGCTGCGGGCGCTGTTACGGGCAGGTTGTGCCGGCAATCTGCATATTCTTCTTCCGATGATATCCTGTAAAAAAGAAATCACCGCGGTGCGGAATTTAATCAAAGAGATTGAGCAGGAGTGTGAACAGAATCGGATACCGTATAAGAAAGATATTCCGGTGGGCATTATGATCGAAGTTCCTTCCGCCGCAATCTCTGCCGACTTGTATGCACCGGCCGTTGACTTCTTTTCTATCGGCACCAACGATCTTATTCAATACACGATGGCAGCGGATCGGGAAAATCAAACCATTGCGCATTTAGCCGACTGTTTTCAGCCCGCAGTGCTGCGGCTTATCCGGCACGTTATCAAGGCGGAACCGCTTCTGCACCGCACCGGTGATTCGCGCGGCGGATTTGTGTCCATGTGCGGAGAGATGGCTTCTAATGCGGAGGCAATTCCGCTCTTACTTGGGATGGGCTTGCGGCGGTTCAGCATGGCAGCGCAAAAAATCCCTGAGATTGCGCAGCGGATTGAATCTATCCGGATTTCCGATGCGGAGGCTCTCTGCGAAGCTGTCAGCCGGCTGGATACCGCTGAAGAAATCCGTCGCGAAACAATGAAGCGCTTTCCGCTGTAG
- a CDS encoding type II toxin-antitoxin system RelE family toxin, giving the protein MYRVETTARFDKEFKKLDKYTQRMIAAWIDKNLEGSENPRVHGKGLTANRSGQWRYRIGDYRLICAIQDNELVILALTVGHRRTVYDQ; this is encoded by the coding sequence ATGTACAGGGTTGAAACGACTGCTCGATTTGATAAAGAATTTAAAAAACTGGATAAATATACGCAACGCATGATAGCTGCATGGATTGATAAGAACCTTGAAGGCTCGGAAAATCCGCGCGTACATGGCAAAGGACTCACAGCAAATAGAAGCGGACAGTGGCGATACAGAATAGGAGATTATCGGCTGATATGTGCGATACAAGACAATGAACTTGTTATTCTTGCTCTAACTGTCGGCCATAGAAGGACGGTTTACGATCAGTAG
- the relB gene encoding type II toxin-antitoxin system RelB family antitoxin: MAFSIRLTEAERAIANSYAKLHSVSLGEAFKNALFEKIEDEYDITVAAEAYQEYVSTGKKSRPFSELKKELGL, encoded by the coding sequence ATGGCGTTTTCAATACGGTTGACAGAAGCAGAAAGAGCTATTGCGAATAGCTATGCAAAACTGCATTCGGTATCATTGGGAGAAGCTTTTAAGAATGCATTGTTTGAAAAAATTGAAGATGAATATGATATTACTGTTGCTGCGGAGGCATATCAAGAATATGTGAGTACCGGGAAAAAAAGCCGTCCATTTTCTGAACTCAAGAAAGAGTTAGGTTTGTAA
- the der gene encoding ribosome biogenesis GTPase Der has protein sequence MYSDTDANIEAAGAEFDYRKKYENTPLVVIAGRPNVGKSTLFNRFLRKRRAITDPTPGVTRDPIEAQAIINGKPVRLMDTGGFKLTRSGDEKEDQMDELVIEKTQEALRRADKILLLLEASAPTAEDEEFIRFLRPYWGKLITAVNKTEGGRGEAEAYNYLSFGFPTLLCISAEHGDNIMPLAEEITKGLDFSRVREAPADTAIRIALIGKPNTGKSTLSNYLTKTSASIVSEIAGTTRDVVEGEFFYKDRQFIIQDTAGIRRKAKVKEDIEYYSVVRAMKSLEHADIVFHLIDAEEGLTEQDKKIIVQATKRGLGVIFVLNKWDLVKGEKKFHDAEQHIKIMFGKMEYAPIVPVSAQKGSGIPDLLNTALELFDQLTKKVETSALNLALKDWLEAVPPPHGQRNSFTLKYMVQTSARPVEFLIFANKPDLVSESYLRYITNRIRKDLGFSSIPFLVRVKGSRVKWEDRVKP, from the coding sequence ATGTATAGTGATACGGATGCGAACATAGAAGCTGCGGGTGCGGAATTCGACTACCGCAAAAAATATGAGAACACGCCGCTTGTGGTGATAGCAGGGCGTCCGAATGTCGGGAAATCTACCCTGTTCAATCGCTTTTTGCGGAAGCGCCGCGCCATTACCGATCCGACGCCCGGCGTAACCCGCGACCCCATCGAGGCACAGGCAATTATCAACGGGAAACCGGTACGGCTGATGGACACGGGCGGTTTTAAGCTGACCCGCAGCGGCGACGAAAAAGAAGACCAGATGGATGAGCTGGTTATAGAAAAAACGCAGGAAGCGCTCCGCCGTGCCGATAAAATTCTTCTATTATTAGAGGCCTCTGCACCCACTGCGGAAGACGAAGAGTTTATCCGCTTTCTGCGTCCCTATTGGGGTAAGCTCATCACTGCGGTGAATAAAACCGAAGGCGGGCGCGGCGAAGCGGAAGCCTATAACTACCTCAGCTTCGGCTTTCCGACACTCTTATGTATCAGTGCCGAACATGGGGATAACATCATGCCGCTTGCCGAAGAGATAACCAAGGGCTTGGACTTTTCGCGTGTACGCGAAGCGCCCGCCGACACTGCGATCCGCATCGCACTCATCGGTAAGCCGAATACCGGCAAGTCCACACTCAGCAACTACCTAACTAAGACTTCCGCATCGATTGTGTCGGAGATTGCCGGTACAACGCGCGATGTGGTGGAAGGAGAGTTTTTCTATAAAGACAGACAGTTTATCATTCAGGACACTGCCGGGATTAGGCGCAAGGCAAAAGTAAAAGAGGATATCGAGTATTACTCGGTTGTCCGCGCGATGAAGAGCTTGGAACATGCCGACATTGTCTTTCACCTGATCGATGCGGAGGAAGGGCTCACCGAACAGGATAAAAAGATCATCGTGCAGGCGACCAAGCGGGGACTGGGTGTTATCTTTGTGTTGAATAAATGGGATTTGGTGAAAGGCGAAAAAAAATTCCACGATGCGGAGCAGCATATCAAGATTATGTTCGGCAAGATGGAATATGCGCCGATTGTTCCCGTTTCCGCACAGAAAGGGAGCGGCATTCCCGACCTGCTCAACACCGCGCTGGAACTATTCGACCAACTGACAAAAAAGGTAGAAACCTCTGCGCTCAACCTCGCGCTCAAGGACTGGCTTGAGGCGGTACCACCTCCGCATGGGCAGCGCAATTCTTTCACGCTCAAGTATATGGTGCAAACCTCCGCACGGCCGGTTGAGTTTTTAATCTTTGCAAATAAACCCGACCTTGTCTCGGAATCCTATCTCCGGTACATCACCAATCGGATACGGAAAGACCTCGGCTTTAGCTCAATCCCCTTTTTAGTACGGGTAAAGGGTAGTCGGGTAAAATGGGAAGACCGGGTAAAACCGTGA
- a CDS encoding MerR family transcriptional regulator, producing the protein MGRPGKTVTGFSIGEVEKITGIKAHVLRYWEQTQPFLRPQKDEQGRRLYTDHHLDLIFRMKYLIEVRKFTLEGAGRQLLSDLSDKGGSSRITELSGIRSELLDMYRLLQGSKNVFKPISED; encoded by the coding sequence ATGGGAAGACCGGGTAAAACCGTGACAGGCTTTTCCATCGGCGAAGTTGAAAAGATAACCGGTATCAAGGCGCATGTTCTCCGCTACTGGGAACAAACGCAGCCCTTTTTGCGTCCGCAAAAGGATGAGCAGGGCAGGCGGCTGTATACCGATCATCACCTCGATTTAATCTTCCGTATGAAGTATCTGATTGAGGTGCGAAAGTTTACGCTTGAAGGTGCAGGCCGGCAGCTCCTCTCCGATCTTTCCGACAAGGGCGGGAGCAGCCGGATTACGGAGCTTTCCGGTATCCGCAGCGAATTACTCGATATGTATCGACTTTTGCAAGGAAGTAAAAATGTGTTTAAGCCGATATCTGAAGATTAA
- the whiG gene encoding RNA polymerase sigma factor WhiG, whose translation MGNISLDTRPEDELWLEYKHTQDPQLREFFIIKYAPLVKYVAGKVAVGMPNNVEFDDLVGYGVFGLLDAIDKYDPEKNVKFNTYAVTRIRGAIFDELRSIDWVPRSVRQQSREIEEVIADLEARLGHGATDSEIAEALGMSVEEFHQVLLKISGTSIISLTDLRFGSDDSEQTPVVDSIEAPASLNPDVIVEREEMKRIIVDAINELPDREKKVLIMYYYEDMTLREIGKVLEVTESRVSQIHTSANLKLKAKLSNIRKGIR comes from the coding sequence ATGGGAAATATCAGTTTAGACACGAGACCGGAAGATGAGCTTTGGCTTGAGTATAAACATACACAAGACCCACAGCTTCGTGAGTTTTTTATTATAAAATACGCACCTCTTGTAAAATACGTTGCCGGTAAGGTTGCCGTTGGTATGCCGAATAATGTTGAGTTTGATGATTTAGTCGGGTACGGCGTATTTGGTCTGCTGGATGCTATCGATAAATATGATCCCGAAAAGAATGTGAAATTTAATACTTATGCAGTGACGCGGATCCGCGGCGCTATTTTTGATGAATTACGCTCAATTGATTGGGTTCCTCGTTCGGTACGTCAGCAATCCCGTGAAATTGAGGAAGTAATAGCGGATTTGGAAGCTCGGTTAGGGCACGGTGCGACCGATTCGGAAATTGCCGAAGCACTTGGCATGAGTGTCGAAGAATTCCATCAAGTTTTATTAAAAATTTCAGGTACCAGTATCATCTCCCTTACCGATTTACGGTTTGGGTCGGATGATTCCGAACAGACGCCTGTTGTAGACAGTATTGAAGCGCCGGCTTCGCTTAATCCCGATGTCATTGTAGAACGAGAAGAAATGAAGCGAATTATCGTGGATGCAATTAACGAACTTCCCGATAGAGAAAAAAAAGTATTAATCATGTATTATTATGAGGATATGACATTACGGGAGATTGGGAAAGTATTAGAGGTAACCGAATCGAGGGTGTCTCAGATTCATACCAGTGCAAACCTAAAACTTAAAGCAAAATTGAGCAATATTCGTAAGGGTATCCGTTAG
- a CDS encoding FapA family protein, producing the protein MIHFEQIREQMKEQYEKDSSRFFVEVTGQTLEEAIDNAAVELGLRRSLIDYEILQKGASGFFVLNPKEWKIRAYEAHKVRKPNVHAEVAAGLSTEELPEENMDRDGAAYVFCAPDGVFLKVTPPIGNGRKVALADVVERIRDRNVAVPPDEILKPIVKACADEYVRIGHYEYVPGNDALMSVEISDDEMKAYLFVSPPMPGGADVSADMIITFLSNNRVISGVNEKRVKQFQDSPVYRENYLIAEGTPPQKGADAKILFNFETDNTQLRLKENKSGQINFKELNLIQNVIEGQPLAQKVPAEEGKSGKTVTGKYLPAASGKDIAIPLGKNTRLAEDNLTVVAETKGQVLLIKNKINVEPIMTIEGNVSIKTGNIVFLGTVFVKGNVDDGFSIKAAGNIEVKGTVGKASLDAEGDIVVSQGIAGKEGGHIRAGKSIWSKFIQNIELVEAGDMVIVSDGILNSKIIANHKVICRGKRADIIGSQVTACEGVYARNLGSPAGGSDTVISVGFDPRSKERLVILEKNLLASEKALTALKLDLKSLEGQKKILKELSEEKEALLKRKKELRYINETEIKELRNEIERIRDYLAALKTDGRVSVSGNIYTGVRIVIKDIIEDVRVDCKATTFFLQNGLVRYGPYEDYTNDDDVKRTPSGYSTD; encoded by the coding sequence ATGATACATTTTGAACAAATTCGGGAGCAGATGAAGGAACAGTACGAAAAGGATTCCTCCCGTTTTTTTGTTGAAGTTACAGGGCAAACCCTCGAAGAAGCAATTGACAATGCTGCCGTCGAGCTCGGTTTACGCCGCTCCCTTATCGACTATGAAATTTTACAAAAAGGGGCTTCAGGTTTTTTTGTCTTAAACCCCAAAGAATGGAAAATTCGTGCTTACGAAGCACACAAAGTGCGTAAACCTAATGTTCATGCGGAGGTCGCTGCTGGCCTCAGTACGGAAGAATTACCGGAAGAAAATATGGATAGGGACGGAGCTGCGTATGTATTCTGCGCGCCCGACGGTGTATTCCTGAAAGTTACGCCACCCATCGGTAACGGCAGAAAAGTAGCGCTTGCCGATGTCGTGGAACGAATACGCGATAGAAATGTGGCTGTCCCGCCGGATGAAATTTTAAAACCGATTGTTAAAGCCTGTGCGGATGAATATGTCAGAATAGGACATTATGAATATGTGCCCGGTAACGATGCGCTGATGTCCGTTGAAATCAGCGATGACGAGATGAAAGCATATCTTTTTGTGTCTCCACCGATGCCCGGCGGCGCCGATGTGTCGGCAGATATGATTATCACCTTCTTATCAAATAATCGTGTCATTTCAGGTGTTAATGAAAAAAGAGTTAAACAATTCCAAGATAGTCCCGTATATCGTGAAAATTATTTAATCGCAGAAGGAACGCCGCCGCAAAAAGGCGCCGATGCTAAGATCCTTTTCAATTTTGAAACCGATAATACGCAGCTGCGCCTAAAAGAAAACAAGAGCGGGCAGATTAATTTTAAAGAGCTCAATCTTATTCAAAATGTCATTGAAGGGCAGCCGCTTGCCCAAAAGGTTCCTGCTGAAGAAGGGAAAAGCGGAAAAACCGTTACCGGAAAATACCTACCCGCTGCATCCGGTAAAGATATAGCTATCCCATTGGGAAAAAATACTCGATTAGCCGAGGATAATCTGACGGTTGTTGCCGAAACGAAAGGTCAAGTTTTGCTGATAAAAAACAAGATCAATGTCGAGCCGATTATGACGATCGAAGGTAATGTGTCGATCAAGACCGGGAATATCGTGTTCCTTGGTACGGTATTTGTTAAGGGAAATGTTGATGACGGCTTCTCTATTAAGGCTGCGGGTAACATCGAAGTAAAAGGTACTGTCGGAAAGGCATCGTTGGATGCGGAAGGTGATATCGTCGTCAGTCAAGGTATTGCCGGGAAAGAAGGTGGGCATATCCGTGCGGGTAAGTCGATATGGTCTAAATTCATCCAAAATATCGAATTGGTAGAAGCGGGAGATATGGTTATCGTATCGGACGGTATCTTAAATTCAAAAATTATTGCTAATCATAAAGTTATTTGCCGTGGAAAGCGTGCTGATATCATCGGTAGTCAAGTAACCGCGTGCGAGGGGGTGTATGCTCGAAATCTCGGTAGCCCTGCAGGCGGTTCTGATACGGTTATCAGTGTCGGCTTCGATCCACGCAGCAAGGAGCGACTTGTCATACTAGAGAAAAATCTGCTTGCTTCCGAGAAAGCGCTCACAGCCTTAAAGCTCGATTTAAAATCGCTTGAAGGGCAAAAAAAGATTCTCAAAGAGCTCTCCGAAGAGAAAGAAGCATTGCTTAAAAGGAAAAAAGAGTTACGCTATATTAACGAAACGGAAATTAAGGAGCTGCGAAACGAAATAGAACGGATACGAGATTATCTTGCTGCGCTAAAAACGGATGGACGGGTTTCTGTTTCAGGTAATATTTATACCGGTGTTCGGATTGTTATTAAAGATATTATCGAAGATGTACGGGTTGATTGCAAGGCAACGACATTCTTTTTGCAAAACGGTCTCGTGCGGTATGGCCCTTATGAGGACTATACCAATGATGATGACGTAAAGAGGACGCCCAGTGGGTATTCAACCGATTGA
- a CDS encoding DUF2802 domain-containing protein → MLIVALILLCINIILMIVFYRKTSHNFSQNAYRDRIREEVNRLIIDIEHESDHAVTVLEDKIQQIEKLLADTDKHIALVEQEHEKWRMQKDFLGSRRTLQQEDTEPAVDTKKNTVMIYKKPIGIPEAAAKVSPLLNPREQVVELARQGFSIDFIAEKIDLPLGEIALILSIGG, encoded by the coding sequence ATGCTTATTGTTGCCCTCATACTGCTCTGTATTAATATTATTTTAATGATTGTTTTTTATCGAAAGACATCACATAACTTTTCGCAAAATGCATACCGCGACCGTATTCGGGAAGAAGTAAATCGGCTTATTATCGATATTGAACATGAATCGGATCATGCGGTAACGGTACTTGAAGATAAAATTCAGCAGATAGAGAAGCTCCTTGCCGACACGGACAAACATATCGCGCTTGTCGAGCAGGAGCATGAAAAATGGCGAATGCAAAAAGATTTTCTTGGCTCCCGTCGGACTTTGCAGCAAGAAGATACTGAACCGGCAGTCGATACGAAAAAAAATACCGTGATGATTTATAAAAAACCTATCGGCATCCCCGAAGCTGCGGCAAAAGTCTCGCCTCTTTTGAATCCTCGGGAACAAGTTGTCGAACTGGCACGACAAGGATTCTCGATCGACTTTATTGCCGAAAAAATAGATCTCCCTCTTGGTGAAATTGCACTTATTCTCTCTATAGGAGGATAG